A genomic segment from Clostridium pasteurianum BC1 encodes:
- the ligA gene encoding NAD-dependent DNA ligase LigA, with amino-acid sequence MDDKLKRMEGLIEELNRYAYEYYTQDNPTVSDKEYDTKYDELLALEKETGKVYPYSPTVRVGDGVLPEFQKYTHIARLWSLDKAQSINELEEWHNRNLKFINSYNDLHEEKLPSIRYIVTKKFDGLTINCTYDESGILIKAATRGTGEVGEDVTQQVRTIKSIPLRIKNNAVIEVHGEAIMTKEAFDEYNKSAVVPLKNLRNGAAGALRNLNVKETARRKLSAFFYDVGYNEGKPFKTYMEMLNFLIERNFPMDNYIRECSTMEEIEREVEAVKKLRETLNYDIDGAVIAIDDMRTRELLGYTVKFPKWAIAFKFEAEEATTKLLSVEWNVGRSGRVTPTAILQPVELAGVTVKRATLNNMDDIQRKGVKIGSDVFVRRSNDVIPEIMGVASDNEEEQEIKPPGVCPYCGSELVQEGVHYFCENTLSCKPQLVKSIVHFASREAMNIEGFNEKTAEQLFEKMDIKTITDLYKIKKEQLLDLDKFADRKAEKLVKAIEKSKNCELPSFIYALGIANVGKKTAKDIVKNFRTLEKIKNCTYEELISIQDIGEIVAKSVLEFFNEDKIIKTIYELLDIGVKPYYEEEKIIDNPFLDKTVVVTGSLENFSRNEIKEKIEALGAKVSGSVSKKTDYVLTGKNPGSKYDKAIELEVKIITEEEFYKILNN; translated from the coding sequence ATGGATGACAAATTGAAAAGAATGGAAGGGCTCATAGAAGAACTAAACAGGTATGCCTATGAATATTATACACAGGATAACCCTACTGTTTCTGATAAGGAATATGATACAAAATATGATGAACTTTTAGCTTTAGAAAAGGAAACAGGCAAAGTTTATCCCTATTCACCAACTGTTAGAGTTGGTGATGGTGTATTACCAGAATTCCAAAAGTATACACATATAGCTAGACTTTGGAGCCTTGATAAGGCACAATCCATTAATGAACTTGAGGAATGGCACAACAGAAATTTGAAGTTTATTAACAGTTATAATGATTTGCATGAAGAAAAATTGCCGTCCATTAGGTATATTGTAACTAAAAAATTTGATGGATTAACTATAAACTGTACCTATGATGAATCTGGAATTTTAATAAAGGCTGCTACAAGAGGCACCGGTGAAGTGGGAGAAGATGTAACCCAGCAAGTAAGAACTATAAAATCTATTCCACTTAGAATTAAAAATAATGCTGTAATAGAGGTTCATGGAGAAGCCATAATGACAAAGGAAGCTTTTGATGAATACAATAAATCAGCGGTGGTACCACTTAAAAACCTTAGAAATGGAGCAGCAGGGGCTCTTAGAAATTTAAATGTGAAGGAAACGGCTAGGAGAAAGCTTTCTGCCTTCTTTTACGACGTAGGCTATAATGAAGGAAAACCATTTAAAACCTATATGGAAATGTTGAATTTTTTAATTGAAAGAAATTTTCCAATGGATAATTACATAAGAGAATGTTCTACTATGGAAGAGATAGAAAGAGAAGTAGAAGCTGTAAAAAAATTGAGAGAAACTTTAAATTATGATATAGATGGTGCAGTTATTGCTATAGATGATATGAGGACCAGAGAGCTATTAGGCTATACAGTTAAATTTCCTAAATGGGCAATAGCCTTTAAGTTTGAGGCTGAAGAAGCTACAACTAAGCTCCTTTCAGTGGAGTGGAATGTAGGTAGAAGCGGAAGAGTTACTCCTACAGCCATACTGCAGCCAGTGGAGCTTGCAGGTGTAACAGTAAAAAGAGCCACTCTCAACAATATGGATGATATACAGAGAAAAGGAGTAAAAATTGGAAGTGATGTCTTTGTTCGCAGGTCTAATGATGTTATTCCTGAAATAATGGGTGTAGCTTCTGACAATGAGGAGGAGCAGGAAATAAAACCACCGGGAGTATGTCCCTATTGTGGAAGTGAACTTGTGCAGGAGGGCGTGCATTATTTTTGTGAAAATACGCTATCCTGCAAGCCGCAGTTAGTAAAGAGTATAGTGCATTTTGCCAGCAGAGAGGCAATGAATATTGAAGGTTTTAATGAAAAAACTGCTGAGCAATTATTTGAAAAAATGGATATAAAGACCATAACTGATTTATATAAAATAAAGAAAGAGCAGCTTTTAGATCTAGATAAATTTGCTGATAGAAAGGCAGAGAAACTTGTAAAAGCTATTGAAAAAAGTAAAAATTGCGAATTACCATCTTTTATATATGCTTTAGGTATAGCAAACGTTGGGAAAAAAACAGCAAAGGATATAGTGAAAAATTTTAGAACTTTAGAAAAAATTAAAAATTGTACTTATGAGGAATTAATTTCTATACAGGATATAGGTGAAATAGTAGCAAAAAGTGTTTTAGAATTTTTCAATGAGGATAAAATAATAAAGACAATATATGAACTTCTTGATATAGGAGTAAAACCATATTATGAGGAAGAAAAGATTATAGATAATCCATTTTTAGATAAAACTGTAGTAGTTACAGGTTCTTTGGAAAATTTCAGTAGAAATGAAATAAAAGAAAAAATAGAAGCCTTGGGAGCAAAGGTTTCCGGCAGCGTCAGCAAAAAAACGGATTATGTGCTTACGGGGAAAAATCCAGGATCGAAATATGATAAAGCCATAGAGCTGGAAGTGAAAATTATAACTGAAGAAGAATTTTACAAAATATTAAACAATTAG
- the gatC gene encoding Asp-tRNA(Asn)/Glu-tRNA(Gln) amidotransferase subunit GatC: MAVSKNDVEYVAELARLSFNEEEKEELINDLNKVLGYIEKLDELNTEDTDIIVNPYYIENKFREDEIEPSMELKSVLDNAPQKLEEYIMVPKIIE, from the coding sequence ATGGCAGTTTCAAAAAATGATGTAGAATATGTTGCAGAGCTTGCAAGACTTAGCTTTAACGAAGAAGAAAAGGAAGAATTAATAAATGATCTTAATAAAGTTTTAGGCTACATAGAAAAATTGGATGAACTTAATACAGAGGATACGGATATAATTGTTAATCCTTATTATATTGAAAATAAATTCAGAGAAGATGAAATAGAACCTTCAATGGAGCTTAAATCAGTTTTGGATAATGCACCTCAAAAGTTGGAAGAATATATAATGGTACCTAAAATAATAGAATAA
- the gatA gene encoding Asp-tRNA(Asn)/Glu-tRNA(Gln) amidotransferase subunit GatA, translating to MELHKLKAHELKDLIKNKDVKVEEVANAFLNRIDKTDEKIGAYLYKAEEEALSEAKKLDEKISKGEVLEGLGGVPVGIKDNINVKGMQNTCASKILEGYISPYDATVTQKIKGNNGIILGKLNMDEFAMGSSNENSAYKKVINPWNREFVPGGSSGASAASVAAFETPIALGTETGGSVRQPASFCGVVGLKPTYGRISRYGVVAFGSTLDQVGTLGRDVEDCALLTQNIAGIDKMDFTTVDTPVQDYKKSLGKDIRGKKIGIPEEYFGEGLDDDVRKSIEEAIKVLEANGAEVKKCSLPLTEYALAAYYIISSAEASSNLARFDGIRFGHRSKDAQDAVDIYSKSRSEGFGKEVKRRIMLGTYALSAGYYDAYYKKALKVRNLIKQDFQKVFKEFDVLISPTSPTTAFKFGEKTKDVVSMYMSDVYTVPINIAGLPAISVPCGFVNDLPVGLQFIGNYFREDVLFNFAYSYETSTDWHKKTAVVE from the coding sequence ATGGAATTACATAAGCTTAAAGCCCATGAATTAAAGGATTTGATAAAAAATAAGGACGTTAAGGTAGAGGAAGTAGCTAATGCCTTTTTAAATAGAATAGATAAAACCGATGAAAAAATAGGTGCTTATTTATATAAGGCTGAAGAAGAGGCATTAAGTGAGGCTAAAAAACTGGATGAAAAGATTTCAAAGGGAGAAGTTCTAGAAGGTCTAGGAGGAGTACCAGTTGGTATAAAAGATAATATAAACGTAAAGGGAATGCAGAATACCTGTGCATCTAAAATATTAGAAGGATATATTTCTCCTTATGATGCTACTGTTACACAAAAAATTAAGGGAAATAATGGTATAATACTTGGCAAGCTTAATATGGATGAGTTTGCTATGGGATCTTCCAATGAAAACAGTGCCTATAAAAAAGTAATAAATCCATGGAATAGAGAATTCGTTCCAGGTGGTTCCTCGGGAGCTTCAGCGGCTTCAGTTGCAGCCTTTGAAACACCTATAGCTCTTGGAACTGAAACAGGTGGATCTGTAAGGCAGCCGGCTTCCTTTTGTGGGGTAGTGGGACTTAAACCTACCTATGGAAGAATATCCAGATACGGGGTAGTGGCTTTTGGTTCTACTTTGGATCAGGTTGGAACATTAGGAAGAGATGTAGAAGACTGCGCACTTTTAACTCAGAATATTGCTGGTATTGATAAAATGGATTTTACTACAGTTGATACACCTGTGCAAGACTATAAAAAGAGTTTAGGAAAAGATATAAGAGGGAAAAAAATAGGTATACCTGAAGAATATTTTGGTGAGGGCCTTGATGACGATGTAAGAAAGAGCATAGAAGAAGCTATAAAAGTTCTTGAAGCTAATGGAGCTGAAGTAAAAAAATGTTCACTTCCACTGACTGAGTATGCTCTAGCTGCCTATTATATAATATCCTCTGCAGAGGCTTCATCAAATCTAGCAAGATTTGATGGAATAAGGTTTGGACATAGATCCAAGGATGCACAAGATGCTGTAGATATTTATTCTAAATCCAGAAGTGAAGGCTTTGGAAAAGAAGTTAAGAGGAGAATAATGTTAGGTACATATGCATTGTCTGCGGGATATTATGATGCTTATTATAAAAAGGCGCTAAAGGTTAGAAATCTTATAAAACAGGATTTTCAAAAGGTATTTAAAGAATTTGATGTACTAATTTCACCTACATCACCTACAACTGCCTTTAAGTTTGGAGAAAAAACTAAAGATGTAGTTTCCATGTATATGTCAGACGTTTATACGGTTCCAATAAATATTGCAGGACTTCCAGCTATATCTGTACCCTGCGGCTTTGTAAATGATTTACCAGTAGGTTTGCAATTTATAGGAAATTATTTTAGAGAAGATGTTTTGTTTAATTTTGCCTACAGCTACGAAACATCTACTGATTGGCATAAGAAAACAGCAGTAGTTGAATAA
- the gatB gene encoding Asp-tRNA(Asn)/Glu-tRNA(Gln) amidotransferase subunit GatB, with protein sequence MEYEVVIGLEVHTELSTKTKIYCGCTTEFGGQPNTHVCPVCLGLPGALPHLNKRVVEYGIKAGLALNCSITKYGRMDRKNYFYPDCPKNYQISQDELPLCTEGYIEIELEDGSTKKIGIERIHIEEDAGKLLHTGVGTLVDFNRAGVPLAEIVSRPDLRSPKEAVQYLEKLKSILSCIDVSDCKMEEGSLRCDANISVMKKGSNKFGVRTEIKNMNSFKALDKALNYEIERQITALENGEKLTQDTRRWDDNNNVTTIMRSKEFANDYRYFPEGDLVTLNIEDEWIEEIRKTIPELPYEKETRFVKQFKIPKYDAGVLTLTMSMADFFEKAALASEDAKAASNWLMGDISKIMKENAVWVEDLKFTPEQLAELIKLINSGTISNAIGKKIIVDMFNTGKDPKIIIEEKGLIQNSNEDEILKVVKNILDNNEKSIEDYKNGRKRVLGFIVGLVMKETKGKANPQIVNKLVNEEIKNY encoded by the coding sequence ATGGAATATGAAGTTGTAATAGGGCTTGAAGTTCATACTGAACTTTCAACAAAAACCAAAATATATTGTGGATGTACAACAGAGTTTGGAGGTCAACCTAACACTCATGTTTGTCCTGTTTGTTTAGGTCTTCCTGGTGCACTCCCACATTTAAATAAAAGAGTAGTAGAGTATGGAATTAAAGCAGGTCTTGCATTAAATTGCTCTATAACTAAGTATGGAAGAATGGATAGAAAAAACTATTTTTATCCTGATTGTCCTAAAAATTATCAGATAAGTCAAGATGAATTGCCTCTTTGCACGGAGGGATATATTGAGATTGAATTAGAAGATGGAAGCACTAAGAAAATAGGAATAGAGAGAATTCATATAGAAGAAGATGCAGGTAAGCTTCTACATACAGGAGTAGGAACTCTTGTTGATTTTAATAGAGCAGGGGTGCCACTAGCAGAAATTGTATCAAGACCTGATCTTAGAAGTCCTAAAGAAGCAGTACAATATCTTGAAAAATTAAAAAGCATACTTTCGTGTATCGATGTTTCCGATTGTAAGATGGAAGAGGGATCTCTTCGATGTGATGCAAATATTTCTGTTATGAAGAAGGGCTCTAATAAATTTGGTGTAAGAACAGAAATAAAAAATATGAACTCTTTTAAAGCACTAGATAAGGCTCTAAACTATGAAATAGAAAGACAAATAACTGCTTTGGAAAATGGAGAAAAGCTTACTCAGGATACAAGAAGATGGGATGACAACAATAATGTAACCACAATAATGAGAAGTAAAGAGTTTGCCAATGATTATAGATATTTTCCAGAAGGAGATCTTGTAACTTTAAATATAGAAGATGAATGGATTGAAGAAATCAGAAAAACAATACCAGAGCTTCCTTATGAAAAAGAGACTAGATTTGTTAAGCAATTTAAAATTCCTAAATATGACGCAGGGGTACTTACACTCACTATGTCTATGGCAGATTTCTTTGAAAAGGCTGCCCTAGCAAGTGAGGATGCCAAAGCTGCTTCAAATTGGCTTATGGGTGATATATCTAAAATAATGAAGGAAAATGCTGTATGGGTAGAGGATTTAAAATTTACTCCAGAGCAACTGGCAGAGCTTATAAAACTTATAAATTCAGGAACTATATCTAATGCCATTGGTAAAAAAATTATTGTTGATATGTTTAACACAGGTAAAGATCCTAAAATTATTATTGAAGAAAAAGGTTTAATTCAAAATAGCAATGAAGATGAAATTCTTAAAGTTGTAAAGAATATATTAGACAATAATGAGAAATCCATAGAAGATTATAAGAACGGTAGAAAAAGAGTTCTTGGATTTATTGTAGGCCTTGTTATGAAAGAAACCAAGGGAAAGGCAAATCCTCAGATTGTAAATAAGCTTGTAAATGAAGAAATAAAAAACTATTAA
- a CDS encoding peptide ABC transporter substrate-binding protein — MKILKRYLSIILIIIGIMVIFSGCVEKKNDISTINQKNTYLMYDIGNLPEDLSKTDVDSSRVRDLERILFQGLIYDKEDNNGNSSVGYALAKNCDISKDGLVYTFTLKDNIKWSNGSDITAQDFVDFFKGILSQNYNSVYRYELKCIYGVSDFVSGNKDFSAVAITAPKDNVVQMRLNYPSPYFLELLAQPMYGLRKIDNNIANWKKDYENINYSGAFSIKKVESNGNILLSKNKNYVFKDSVKSNEIMLATNKNGSAYSLADFETYNNVDIFLNPPSTEIDRLKSKGEASIFPTLSVKGIFFNFKSNNVVSNYNFREGVSLAINRNELKNNIVGDYGEITSSYFPNAMNLLQVKNTNVNSNSQGEVSKYLNNSNYKKDNVIKFIYVDNESNKKTCENIVQMINDALSKNNANKNGEAVNNIKFDLKGYSSEDIDKVIKSNDYDMYLGEYNINYNSPMSFLEIWKSNSPYNEYGFKDLAYDDLMYNADVTKELSKKYEIYNKCIDELIKNVPVIPIYSKNTIVCSKDSIEGLKLNKFGNVLIENLQEK, encoded by the coding sequence ATGAAGATTTTAAAGAGATATTTAAGTATAATTTTAATTATTATTGGCATAATGGTAATTTTTTCTGGATGCGTAGAAAAGAAAAATGATATAAGTACAATTAATCAAAAGAATACATATCTAATGTACGATATAGGAAATTTACCAGAGGATTTAAGTAAAACTGATGTGGATTCCTCTAGAGTAAGAGACCTAGAAAGAATACTATTTCAGGGTTTGATTTATGATAAAGAAGATAACAATGGTAATAGCAGTGTGGGTTATGCATTGGCAAAAAATTGTGATATCTCAAAAGATGGATTAGTATATACTTTTACCTTAAAGGATAATATAAAATGGAGTAATGGAAGTGATATTACAGCTCAGGACTTCGTAGATTTTTTTAAGGGTATATTATCGCAAAATTATAACAGTGTGTATAGATATGAATTAAAATGTATTTACGGTGTATCAGACTTTGTATCTGGTAATAAAGATTTTTCAGCTGTGGCTATTACAGCTCCTAAAGATAATGTAGTTCAAATGAGATTAAATTATCCCAGCCCATATTTTTTAGAGTTATTAGCTCAACCAATGTATGGTCTTAGAAAAATTGATAATAATATTGCTAATTGGAAAAAGGATTATGAAAATATAAATTATTCAGGTGCATTTTCCATTAAAAAGGTGGAGAGTAATGGAAATATACTTTTAAGTAAAAATAAAAATTATGTGTTTAAAGATTCAGTTAAGAGTAATGAAATTATGCTCGCTACAAATAAAAATGGAAGTGCTTATTCTTTAGCGGATTTTGAAACCTATAATAACGTTGATATTTTTTTAAATCCACCTTCTACAGAAATAGATAGACTAAAAAGTAAAGGTGAAGCTAGTATTTTTCCAACTCTTTCAGTTAAGGGGATCTTCTTTAATTTTAAAAGTAATAATGTAGTTTCAAATTATAATTTTAGAGAGGGCGTTAGTTTAGCTATTAATAGAAACGAACTAAAAAATAATATAGTTGGGGATTATGGAGAGATTACATCTTCATATTTTCCTAATGCAATGAATTTATTACAGGTGAAAAATACAAATGTTAACAGTAACTCACAAGGGGAGGTCTCAAAGTATCTTAATAATAGTAATTACAAGAAAGATAATGTAATAAAATTTATATATGTGGATAATGAAAGTAATAAAAAGACTTGTGAAAATATTGTTCAAATGATAAATGATGCTCTTTCTAAAAATAATGCAAATAAAAACGGAGAAGCAGTTAATAACATAAAATTTGATCTTAAAGGTTATAGTAGTGAAGATATTGATAAAGTCATTAAAAGTAATGATTATGATATGTATTTGGGAGAATACAATATAAACTATAATAGCCCTATGTCTTTTTTAGAAATTTGGAAGTCTAATTCTCCTTACAATGAATATGGCTTTAAGGATCTTGCTTATGATGATCTTATGTATAATGCAGATGTAACCAAGGAACTTAGTAAAAAGTATGAAATATACAATAAATGTATTGATGAGTTAATAAAGAATGTACCTGTAATACCTATATATTCAAAGAATACTATAGTGTGTTCGAAAGATTCTATAGAAGGATTAAAATTAAATAAATTTGGTAATGTTTTAATAGAAAATTTACAGGAAAAATAA
- a CDS encoding AIR synthase family protein, which yields MKVGKLDSYELQKIIDSNRGIKREDVRIRGGIGEDCSVIEFGDFECVVSTDPITGSENGIGKLAVHINCNDIASCGVEPLGILVTIMAPETSTLTDIKTVMEEISEECKKLNLEILGGHTEVTSAVNRMIVSCTAIGKGKKNSAVSTANAKPGDHIIVTKKLGMEGTFIAINDKFERVNKFLTEEEIEEAKGYIENISVVKEGRICGQAGVNSMHDITEGGVLGALWEVSSASKCGFEVNYDSMPISEVTRKICNEFCVDPLRFISSGSMLITCKDGQKLVDLLKKNSIEAAIIGNITKEKTIIIKDGKEEDVAPPDSDELFKIIN from the coding sequence ATGAAGGTTGGTAAACTTGATTCTTATGAATTACAGAAAATAATTGATAGTAACAGAGGAATAAAAAGAGAGGATGTAAGGATTAGAGGAGGTATTGGAGAAGATTGCAGCGTTATAGAATTTGGTGACTTTGAATGTGTAGTGTCTACAGATCCTATAACGGGTTCGGAAAATGGAATAGGAAAACTTGCGGTTCATATTAATTGTAATGATATTGCTTCCTGTGGAGTTGAACCTCTGGGAATACTTGTAACTATAATGGCTCCTGAAACTTCAACACTTACGGACATAAAAACGGTTATGGAGGAAATAAGTGAAGAATGTAAAAAGTTAAACTTGGAGATATTAGGTGGACATACAGAGGTAACCAGTGCAGTAAATAGAATGATAGTCTCCTGCACTGCCATTGGAAAGGGTAAAAAAAATTCTGCAGTGTCCACAGCTAATGCAAAGCCCGGGGACCATATAATAGTTACTAAAAAACTTGGAATGGAGGGTACTTTCATTGCAATAAATGATAAATTTGAAAGAGTTAATAAATTTCTTACAGAAGAAGAAATAGAAGAAGCTAAGGGATATATAGAAAATATAAGTGTGGTAAAGGAAGGAAGAATTTGCGGCCAGGCTGGAGTTAATAGTATGCATGATATAACAGAAGGAGGAGTTCTAGGTGCATTGTGGGAAGTATCTAGTGCTAGTAAATGTGGTTTTGAGGTGAACTATGATTCTATGCCAATAAGTGAGGTTACTAGAAAGATATGCAATGAATTTTGTGTAGATCCTCTAAGATTTATATCCTCAGGTAGTATGCTTATAACTTGCAAGGATGGACAGAAATTAGTAGATTTATTAAAGAAAAACAGTATAGAAGCTGCGATAATAGGAAATATCACTAAAGAGAAAACTATTATTATAAAAGATGGCAAAGAGGAAGATGTAGCACCACCGGATAGTGATGAATTATTTAAAATTATAAATTAA